One region of Turicibacter bilis genomic DNA includes:
- a CDS encoding putative polysaccharide biosynthesis protein, with translation MGNRFLKGAMILSISMFATKFLGILYVIPFQQLVGTSGMALYNYAYTPYALFISLSTLGIPVGIAKFVSKYNAAGEYDTARKMFRYAIWFMVGLGCLGFLTMYNLAPWYAQVVLAGQKELANSIEDVTMAIQTISFALLIIPVMAIFRGFFQGNQNMIPTSVSQFVEQVVRIIFILAGSYYIINIKGGSTKEAVGFSVFSAFLAGITAFLILYYYWIKNVKHYNKLLRKSVPHEPRNYGNLFTELISYAIPFAILGLATNLFQIVDQTTYNHYMLVSGLDGVIVEDSYGMYAGSLYKIIMIPVSFAISFGQPLIPELTHHLTAGNMKSVRKNLVLAIQLTCFITVPAVVGMALLSEPIYIMFFNSSTPGYNAMGGDIFRLGSLLGLFMALYSIVTAILQGIGKQWYGIIFLGVSLVIKYLGNVFLIPIFQTDGATMATMIAYTFCITMSLIVIKRETGFKVSQLLRRLVAIFVFTGIMALFVIAVKFILDLFMDYNARHMLSYIYVAIAGFIGVLAYFGLAWYFDLITALFGMKFSPKQLKERILRRR, from the coding sequence ATGGGGAATCGCTTTTTAAAGGGGGCAATGATTTTAAGTATTAGTATGTTTGCCACCAAATTCCTTGGAATTCTTTATGTGATCCCGTTTCAACAATTAGTTGGAACATCAGGGATGGCACTTTATAATTATGCATATACACCATATGCGTTATTTATTAGTTTATCAACTCTTGGAATTCCTGTTGGAATTGCGAAATTTGTCTCGAAATATAATGCAGCAGGAGAGTATGATACTGCTCGGAAAATGTTTAGATATGCGATTTGGTTTATGGTTGGATTAGGTTGTCTAGGATTTTTAACCATGTATAATCTAGCACCATGGTATGCACAAGTTGTTTTAGCTGGACAAAAAGAGTTAGCAAATTCAATTGAAGATGTAACAATGGCTATTCAAACGATTAGTTTTGCCTTGTTAATTATTCCGGTCATGGCTATATTTAGGGGATTCTTCCAAGGAAATCAAAATATGATTCCGACTTCAGTTTCTCAGTTTGTAGAGCAAGTCGTTCGTATTATTTTCATCTTAGCAGGATCTTACTATATTATAAATATTAAAGGTGGAAGTACAAAAGAAGCGGTTGGTTTTTCTGTCTTTTCGGCATTCCTAGCTGGAATTACTGCATTTTTAATTTTATATTATTATTGGATAAAAAATGTGAAGCATTATAATAAGCTTCTTCGAAAATCAGTTCCCCATGAACCGCGAAATTATGGGAATTTATTTACAGAATTAATTTCATATGCGATTCCGTTTGCTATTTTAGGATTGGCCACTAATTTGTTTCAAATCGTCGATCAAACAACGTATAATCACTATATGTTAGTCAGTGGATTAGATGGTGTTATTGTTGAGGATTCATATGGTATGTATGCAGGATCTTTATATAAGATTATTATGATTCCGGTCTCATTTGCTATTTCATTTGGACAGCCATTAATTCCAGAGTTAACACATCATTTAACAGCTGGGAATATGAAGTCTGTTCGTAAGAATTTAGTGTTAGCTATTCAGTTAACATGTTTCATTACGGTTCCAGCTGTTGTCGGAATGGCTTTGTTATCAGAGCCGATTTATATTATGTTCTTTAATTCGTCGACACCAGGTTATAATGCAATGGGTGGAGACATCTTTAGATTGGGATCATTATTAGGACTATTCATGGCATTATATAGTATTGTGACAGCTATTTTACAAGGAATTGGTAAGCAATGGTATGGGATTATCTTCTTAGGTGTTTCATTAGTTATTAAATATCTCGGAAATGTATTCTTAATTCCTATTTTCCAAACCGATGGAGCAACAATGGCAACGATGATCGCCTATACGTTCTGTATCACAATGAGTTTAATAGTGATTAAACGTGAAACAGGATTCAAAGTTTCACAATTACTTCGCCGATTAGTTGCAATCTTCGTCTTTACAGGAATCATGGCTTTATTCGTTATTGCTGTGAAGTTTATTCTTGATTTATTCATGGATTATAATGCACGTCATATGTTATCGTATATCTATGTAGCAATCGCGGGATTCATTGGAGTTCTAGCTTATTTTGGATTAGCTTGGTACTTCGATTTAATTACGGCTTTATTTGGAATGAAATTTTCACCAAAACAATTAAAAGAGCGCATACTTCGTCGTCGCTAG
- a CDS encoding pseudouridine synthase, with translation MRLDKLLAHTGYGTRTEVKKLLKSKVVKVDGVIAKDAKQKVDLSKQVVTVFDEVVEYREFVYLMMNKPQNCLSATRDRDYRTVIDLLDDYYLMFDVAPAGRLDRDTEGLVLLTNDGKLAHEIISPKKDVFKRYVAHVTGELTETSINQLEAGVEILDGNNDAFMTKPAKVKVLGPVDDLTAVEICITEGKFHQVKRMFASVGCKVVYLKRLAIGALELDESLALGEYRELTDKELDCLKAEATH, from the coding sequence TTGCGTTTAGATAAATTGTTAGCTCATACTGGATATGGGACACGTACGGAAGTTAAAAAATTATTAAAATCAAAAGTGGTAAAAGTAGATGGTGTGATTGCTAAAGATGCGAAGCAGAAAGTTGATTTAAGTAAACAAGTTGTTACTGTGTTTGATGAAGTGGTTGAATATCGTGAATTTGTTTATTTAATGATGAATAAACCACAAAATTGTTTAAGTGCGACACGTGATCGTGATTATCGTACAGTGATTGATTTATTAGATGATTATTATTTAATGTTTGATGTGGCACCTGCTGGTCGTTTAGATCGTGATACAGAAGGCTTAGTGTTATTAACGAATGATGGAAAGTTAGCTCATGAAATTATTTCACCGAAAAAAGACGTGTTTAAACGCTATGTTGCACATGTGACAGGTGAGTTAACAGAGACATCAATTAATCAGTTAGAAGCCGGTGTTGAAATTTTAGATGGAAACAATGATGCATTTATGACGAAGCCAGCGAAAGTCAAAGTTTTAGGACCAGTCGATGACCTAACAGCGGTAGAAATCTGTATTACAGAAGGGAAATTCCATCAAGTGAAGCGTATGTTTGCAAGCGTGGGATGTAAAGTCGTTTATTTAAAACGTCTAGCAATTGGAGCCTTAGAGTTAGATGAATCATTAGCGTTAGGCGAGTATCGTGAATTAACGGATAAAGAACTAGATTGTTTAAAAGCTGAGGCGACTCATTAA
- a CDS encoding PHP domain-containing protein, whose product MRIDLHVHTTISDSSLSTKEMLLLAKERGLTHVAITNHDTVVGLKEAIEFGKAIGVEVIPGIEISAYDFKRQKKTHILGYHFNLEAPHIKALVDPVNARRDANTKWQVEQLIKAGYDLTMDEVAQKAKDSTAWYKQHIFDVLTSKGYHRQELKPLFQKGGICDRVITYVNAEEAVKAIKADGGVAVMAHPGQSKTYDLIPDLVAVGLDGIEKYHPDHDEHDYEMIDQLTKEYQLIQTTGSDFHHTYGPNRPFGQLVMETLPFK is encoded by the coding sequence ATGAGAATTGATTTGCATGTTCATACAACCATCTCAGATAGTTCATTAAGTACAAAAGAGATGTTATTACTGGCGAAAGAGCGTGGGTTAACACATGTGGCAATTACGAATCATGATACGGTTGTTGGATTAAAAGAAGCAATCGAGTTTGGGAAAGCGATTGGCGTTGAAGTGATTCCAGGAATTGAGATTAGTGCATATGATTTTAAACGTCAGAAAAAAACTCACATTTTAGGTTATCATTTTAATTTAGAAGCCCCACATATTAAAGCCTTAGTTGATCCTGTTAACGCTCGTCGAGATGCTAATACAAAGTGGCAAGTGGAACAATTAATTAAGGCTGGATATGACTTAACGATGGATGAGGTCGCTCAAAAAGCGAAAGATTCGACGGCGTGGTACAAGCAACATATTTTTGATGTCTTAACGAGTAAGGGATATCATCGCCAAGAGTTGAAACCACTCTTTCAAAAAGGTGGGATTTGTGATCGTGTGATTACATACGTTAATGCCGAAGAGGCGGTAAAAGCCATTAAAGCAGATGGTGGAGTGGCAGTTATGGCACATCCTGGACAATCCAAAACGTATGATTTAATTCCGGATTTAGTGGCTGTCGGATTGGATGGCATCGAAAAATATCACCCAGATCACGATGAGCATGATTATGAGATGATTGATCAATTAACGAAGGAGTATCAATTAATTCAGACAACGGGATCAGATTTTCATCATACGTATGGACCAAACCGTCCGTTTGGTCAGCTAGTGATGGAGACTTTACCGTTTAAATAA
- the trmB gene encoding tRNA (guanosine(46)-N7)-methyltransferase TrmB yields the protein MRLRKVKGAAETIAAHPEIVIPNGEALKGNWQSVFEKDQPLYIEVGMGKGQFVIGMAQKNPHLNFIGIEKFDSVMVRALEKVLEAGELPNLKLLKIDAEDLTNIFEENEVEGVYLNFSDPWPKPRHAKRRLTHENFLKLYEHITIPEGYLRFKTDNRLLFEYSLVSVTEYGMGLRDVALDLHQREDLDWNVMTEYEQKFSAKGQPIYRLEAQFKAKA from the coding sequence ATGCGTTTAAGAAAAGTAAAAGGTGCCGCTGAGACAATTGCAGCTCATCCAGAAATCGTTATTCCAAATGGAGAAGCCTTAAAAGGAAACTGGCAATCAGTCTTTGAAAAGGATCAACCTTTATATATTGAAGTTGGAATGGGAAAAGGGCAATTCGTTATTGGAATGGCACAAAAAAATCCACATTTAAACTTCATCGGGATTGAAAAATTTGACTCTGTTATGGTTCGTGCATTAGAAAAAGTACTTGAAGCAGGAGAACTTCCAAATTTAAAGTTATTAAAAATTGATGCAGAAGATTTAACTAATATTTTTGAAGAAAATGAAGTGGAAGGTGTTTACCTAAACTTCTCAGATCCATGGCCGAAACCACGTCATGCGAAACGTCGTTTAACACATGAAAACTTTTTAAAGTTATATGAACATATTACGATTCCAGAAGGATATCTTCGATTCAAAACAGATAATCGCTTATTATTTGAATATTCATTAGTCAGTGTAACAGAGTATGGAATGGGGTTAAGAGATGTAGCGTTAGATTTACATCAACGTGAAGATTTAGATTGGAATGTTATGACAGAGTATGAGCAAAAGTTCAGTGCTAAAGGGCAACCAATTTATCGTTTAGAAGCTCAATTCAAAGCAAAAGCGTAA
- a CDS encoding DUF84 family protein, which translates to MKIIVGSTNQVKVTAVKEVLEPIGQEVMGTNVPSGVSNQPFSDAETVAGASNRAQACLKFGEIGIGLEAGVEYLNEQLYLVNWGVLKTQDGQTFYAGGTRLPLPTELIAPLEAGAELGDVIDGYSKRQNVRSNEGAIGILTADFFNRKDNFSHIVRLLWGQYTYAQQCCRK; encoded by the coding sequence ATGAAGATAATTGTTGGTTCAACCAATCAAGTAAAAGTGACTGCTGTTAAAGAAGTTTTAGAACCAATAGGACAAGAGGTGATGGGAACTAATGTTCCTAGCGGTGTCTCTAATCAACCCTTTAGTGATGCAGAAACGGTCGCTGGAGCGAGTAATCGAGCGCAAGCTTGTTTAAAGTTTGGTGAGATTGGTATCGGATTAGAAGCTGGTGTGGAGTATTTAAATGAACAGTTATATCTTGTTAATTGGGGTGTATTAAAAACTCAAGACGGTCAAACCTTTTATGCAGGTGGGACACGTCTGCCATTGCCTACTGAGTTAATTGCTCCTCTTGAAGCCGGAGCCGAACTTGGCGATGTTATCGATGGCTATTCAAAACGTCAAAATGTCCGTTCAAACGAAGGTGCAATTGGAATTTTGACAGCAGACTTCTTTAATCGCAAAGACAATTTCAGTCATATTGTTCGCTTATTATGGGGACAATACACATATGCTCAGCAGTGCTGTCGAAAATAA